The window CATCCGCAAAGCTGACCTTGTGGCTGTGCTTCAGCAAGGAAGTGTCTCTGAGATTGGTACTCACGACGAGCTTTTCGCCAAGGGAGAGAATGGTATCTACTCTAAGCTTATTAAAATGCAAGAGGCAGCTCATGAAACCGCTATGAACAACGCAAGAAAGAGTAGTGCTAGGTATGTTCCGATTCATTTTGCTTTTGTTTGGGTGAGATATGCTTTAATGTTATTCTTCTACTTGTTGTTGCAGACCGTCTAGTGCTAGAAACTCGGTTAGCTCACCGATAATAGCTCGGAACTCTTCTTATGGAAGGTCACCGTACTCGCGGAGACTCTCCGACTTCTCAACTACTGACTTCAGCCTCTCCGTCGAAGCTTCTTCATACCCAAACTACCGACACGATAAGCTACCATTCAAGGACCAAGCCAACTCCTTCTGGCGGCTAGCGAAAATGAACTCTCCGGAGTGGAAATACGCTCTCGTCGGTTCTGTCGGCTCTGTCATCTGCGGCTCGCTCAGCGCCTTCTTTGCGTATGTCCTCAGCGCGGTCCTAAGCATCTACTACAACCCGGACCACAACTACATGATCAAGCAAATTGATAAGTACTGTTACCTCTTGATCGGTCTCTCTTCTGCGGCTCTTATATTCAACACGCTCCAGCATTCTTTCTGGGACATTGTGGGGGAGAATCTCACCAAGAGGGTCCGTGAGAAGATGCTTACCGCTGTGCTTAAGAACGAGATGGCTTGGTTTGATCAAGAGGAGAATGAGAGCGCGAGAATCTCGGCGAGGTTGGCTCTTGATGCTAATAACGTGAGATCAGCTATAGGAGATAGGATCTCTGTCATTGTGCAGAACACAGCTTTGATGCTTGTTGCTTGCACTGCTGGGTTTGTTCTGCAATGGAGACTCGCTCTCGTCTTGGTCGCAGTCTTCCCTGTAGTTGTTGCTGCAACCGTCTTACAGGTTTGTCTTCTTGCCAATGTTTCTAAAACCGAACCGGAACCAGAAACTGAACCGGATAGGTATTAGATCACAGTTCAATATTGTTCAACCGGCTTGAACCTAattcacaatatatataaacttaaaataattatggtAAATATGATAGtaattagaataaaaatatacatcaaatataagatattataaatataaactaatttttttgttcatcctGTTCATGATTTTGATAGTTTTAATGGTTTTTATCCGgttaaataatttaaagtaCGTAATCTCGGTTCATGATCTTGGTTCAACAATCAGGTCTTTCCGGTTTTAAAAACACTGGTACTTGCAAAGTTAAATGAACACTCCTATTTGTAGTTCTTTCATCTGAAACTGAAACTCTTTTATTTTGTCAGAAAATGTTCATGACTGGATTCTCTGGAGACCTTGAAGCAGCGCATGCCAAGGGAACACAGCTCGCTGGTGAAGCCATAGCTAATGTCAGAACAGTCGCAGCCTTTAACTCGGAAGCAAAGATTGTTCGTCTCTACACTGCAAACCTCGAACCACCGTTGAAACGCTGCTTCTGGAAAGGACAGATAGCTGGAAGTGGCTACGGTGTAGCTCAGTTCTGTCTCTACGCATCTTACGCTCTAGGGCTATGGTACGCGTCGTGGCTTGTGAAACACGGAATCTCCGACTTCTCCAAAACCATAAGAGTCTTCATGGTTCTGATGGTCTCAGCTAATGGCGCAGCAGAGACGCTCACATTAGCTCCTGATTTCATCAAAGGTGGTCAGGCAATGAGGTCGGTTTTCGAACTTCTTGATCGAAAAACCGAGATCGAACCGGATGATCTTGACACCACGCCGGTTCCAGACCGGTTACGCGGCGAAGTGGAGCTGAAACACATTGATTTCTCTTACCCTTCTAGACCAGACATTCAAGTTTTCCGTGACCTTAGCCTTCGCGCTAGAGCTGGCAAGACTTTGGCCCTTGTCGGTCCGAGCGGGTGCGGTAAAAGCTCAGTCATCTCCCTGATCCAGAGATTCTACGAACCGTCCTCAGGCCGAGTCTTGATAGACGGTAAAGACATAAGGAAGTACAATTTGAAGGCCATAAGGAAACACATAGCCATAGTCCCTCAAGAGCCTTGCTTGTTCGGCACGACAATATACGAAAACATCGCATACGGACACGAATGCGCGACAGAAGCAGAGATCATACAAGCCGCAACGCTAGCCAGCGCGCACAAGTTCATATCCGCGTTGCCTGATGGCTACAAGACTTATGTCGGAGAGAGAGGCGTTCAGCTGTCGGGAGGACAGAAACAGAGGATAGCGATAGCACGTGCCTTGGTGAGGAAGGCAGAGATCATGCTGCTCGATGAGGCCACAAGTGCTCTTGATGCAGAGTCAGAGAGGTCGGTGCAAGAAGCATTGGACCAGGCTTGTTCTGGTAGAACATCTATTGTTGTGGCTCATAGGTTGTCTACAATAAGGAACGCACATGTTATCGCGGTGATTGATGATGGTAAAGTTGCAGAACAAGGGTCGCATTCGCATCTTCTCAAGAACTATCCCGATGGAATCTACGCGAGGATGATACAGTTGCAGAGGTTTACGCATACTCAGGTGATTGGTATGACGTCAGGGTCGAGTTCTAGGGTTAAGGAAGATGATGCTTAGTACTTGCTACTTTGGTCATATAGAAGAAGAGAGAACAGAGTCAAAAGAAACAACACGCACTAGAACATGTTCTGTATAAACTCTGCGAgctcatttttcttctttttatgttGTAATTTTGAGGTTACTTTATTTTTGGAACTACGTTTCAGAATTGATGgtatagtattattattattgtgtaTTATTATGAGTAATCTAATTGTTCATCTGTGTAATATCAACTTATCCCTAAGCAATCTACGAGCCTTCCTAGTGATGTGAAGATGAAAACAGTGGCCGATGCATAACTCTAACGAAAGATAAAAATTTGAGATCAGTTTTATcttgatcataaaattgtactGTCAGTGAATGGTTTAattaaatgtttattaataattatacaTTGCAAAATTTGGCATATACAATAATACAAATTAATGGAAAAATGTttctaaaaaaatcttttgACTATGATGTGCAAATATAATCGTCAGATATAAATTTTCAAGTGTAgtgtaaaatgtaaataaaaccGCTTAACATAGGTCCTCACGATATTATAATTTTCAGTCATCATATTATAATTCATAATTGTAATAGAATACTAAATCAGTTTTGAGAACCCGTATAGTCTTAGTCATTGAGTGCACACGATGTTACATAATATACACATTCATTTGGTTTGTTCTAGATTTCAGGATAAGACTAACTTTAGAATCATGAGATCCGTCCTGGACAAAAGAAGTGACGAAATATgatcttttaagttttataaTCGTATAGGTTTGATGAGTTTTTGAATGTTGTGGGGCTAcaactttattttaaaatcctCTTGGGGAGAAATCATGGCTTTTTGAAGTAGATCATGATAAGTAAAGTAAATACATACAAAAGCTGATAGAATTTTTTTGACAATATTGTCGAAAAGGGATGCTTTGATACATAGACACACGAACATACGTGGGGAACAAAATGATGAAAATGAGAAAACAGAAaatgagagaaagaagatgggTCCAAAAAGGACATTAgacgagatgatgatgatgagaaaaCACAAAgcaaaagaacaaaaagaaatgaaaagacAACATTTTCATTTGTGTATATATGACTTTCTATGAGCAATTCTTGATTTCGTTTCTTTGTGTAACACACGCGTGAGACCATAAATACATGTATGCATTTAAATGACGATGATGGCGACTTGTTTGTTTTAGTTGTAATGCAATACATACTTGGAAGTTATAGTGGGGGATAATTAAGAATTAAGAAGCATGTAGCTCATCATTCGGCACATGTGTAGTTCACTCGTAGAGAAATTAAAGGAAGGTAAGAATAACTGTAGACATGATACACGAATAGGTTTCTCCACAATCTTGTTCAACAAAAACTTTTGGATATAGGAACGAGTAATCAAATTAGatagattttaatttacatttaaaatataaacgaAAAAATGATAGGATGTAAAGAatgattaatatattaaaatctcATTTTAAACCACCAAAGTGGCAAAGGTTAACACTTTAAACCTTTAGAAtcagaaaataacattttaaaatgcGATTTTCCcataatgttaaaaaaaatcactattTAAATTGTCTCTAAATTGAAAAATGTCATGTTTTGAATTGGAGATATCtagaagtttcatatttttaatatatctaactAGTTTTCAATGTGGTGCTAGTCTGGTTAAGGTTTCTACACTCAGGTCTGGCTTGATTcatacaattaattaattaccaaTATGACATTCGTTGCAATCCTATGCGTATCGTGAACATGAGATGTTGTGGCCTTGTGAAGCTTGTTTGAGGTTAACGACTTAAATAGAAATATCGCATGTCTCCAATTTTAGCAAGAAGCGTTAAAGAAGCTGGTTCAGAAGAAGGATGTTCCATTGACATTTTTGATACGGGTACTCAGAACAAAAAACGCAAATGATTAATTTAGGATTTATATAGTTTAACTACTAAGGACCATCTCTACCAACAACAATCTAGGTTTCCATAAACTGTAGACTAATGAGAAAAGaaacgaaacaaaaaaaaaacaaaactgaagTAAACTCAAGCAGCCATGAGCTTTGGACCATTGTCCGGCATTCCCATTCCAGCGGCTAAATCTGCATCGAGTTGTGAGTGTGGCGCTGGTCCATTCATTATCTTCACACTGCAACAATCATAAACAATCCAAATGGAGAAAACAAAGTCCAATCAGTTCAGGCACACACAAAACCAAGTTATTCAAACAGCATTACTAATAATTATTAGGCTCAATTAACCTTCAAATCAAGGGGGGCATGCGTAGATCAAAAATACAATCAAAGAAAggtataaaaaaataacaattgcTCATAGTTTTTCAGAGCTTGATTAACATCACAAGCAGGACGTattttaagtaataaaaatagCAATTGGTCAGACTTTTTAACAGTTTAAACATCAGACAAGCAGGACAGATATAATGTCGTAAGTCTAATGACCGTTAATCAAACTTAATCAAAAAGCAAGACGAGGAAGGATTCCACTTACCGCTTCTTATGTTTCTTCGTCTTGAAATGATCATCTCGCACAGACGCCTTGGAGAAATACCGACTGAAACATATCAAGTcacgacaaaaaaaaacacaactgcATCAGACAAAACACACATATGCCTGattcaaacaaaacaaatgaaTCAATCTGGAACATAACCGGAAACATAAATGTCAAGGATCCAAACAAAGACTAGAGAAACATATCAATTTATGACAAAAACACAACTGAATCAGAGAAACACACAGACATCTGATTCAAACATAACATatcatcagaaaaaaaaaactagaattaataaaacatctTACTCGCAATGCAAGCAGTAGAATTGACCCATCCCAGGCAAATCCTCGTTAAGCTCCAAAGGCTTTGTCTCCGTCTCTGGTTTACGCAGCTCAGTGTACACTAAATCGTCGCCTTTGACTTCGAATTTGTCGCGACGAGCTGTTTTGTGAGACAAACGCCTCTTCTTCACCTTCCTCGTCGGACATCTACCCATTTTATATTCCTAAGTGTTGGTGAAATCGAAACCATCAGTGTTCGAATTGTAAGAATCTAACCGAGTTTCATatatatcaagaaaataaaacttacgGTTTAGAGAAGAAGCTACACGaggaggagatggagacgacGATGCGGAAGAGAAGCCCTAGCAGAGTCTTGCTTTGCGTATTAACCTAATTTTGGCGGTTTGAATGTTAACCATGTGGCTGACGTGAGGCCCATCTTAATTCAAAGGCTTTACAAAGGCCCATGGATTATTAACTTGGCCTCGTTTACATTTTTGACAGCACGAAAGGATTCGatgagtcttttttttttctgcacaACATGAgtcatttatttaaatttaaaatctgaTTTACAGTATAAGATTATTATGGATGAGTCATTTTATAAGTTTAATAGGTTAGATAAAATTTGGAGTAAATATGAAGAGAAATAGATTTTTGGACTCTAAAAACACATGAAATAAAGACAAATCTTACAAATTCATAACTATAGTTTCATAATTATGTCATTTATTGGATCAGAAGAAACAAATTCAACAAAACGCAATGAAACgtgattttgacataatgtaAAAGGAGGAATGGAACACAATTACGCTACTCTTTGAGACATTTTTTTACTGTTGATTCTgttgaaaaaaacatatttatactGTTAATTCAGTTGAAAAACATATTAATTTACTTTTCACTCACGGAACTCACATAGTTAACAAGACAGTTCCTCATGTTCTTATTAGATAGACACTTCCTCGCAGCTTCCATCGTTCCATGGAGGTGAAATCTCAATCAAAGTTATTtagttaaaaacttttttttttggggtcaaatttagttaaaaacttaaaatcaataGTTTCTCTGTAAAGAACcaaacttatttttgttttaaatataaattattttcacatgttaatgtaattttgtattttattggATATTTGTAACCAATAACATTATGtatgtttttcttataattggttgaactatatattaaacaatattttttaagtaacaactttcttaatataaatgtttttacataaaactacttatattttgaaactGGCTGAATTATTAATTAGTGTTGTACGAATTGCGTGAAATGAATAGTATATTCAAACGGAACGTGGAGATTACATTCTTAATACTCGAAAATATCTAACCATTTCCTTTGAAATGTGCatatagttaaatattaatACATGCACATTCTTTTTGGTAGTTTGCTGATATATGCACGTTACACACACATACCTAGAATTCGTCTATGTACTAGTAGTACCACTTATAAAAAATAGGTCAAGCTACTTAAAAATTACAACCATGTGCGATGGTTTCTTCAATTCTTGTATTCTAAAATATGGATCTGATCTTTTATGAGTTAAATGAGCTTATTATGTATCCAATTAAAGTACCACTTATATATTTCAAGTATCACAATTATCTTAGAAATCAAAGTagcataaataattaaatacaacactacaagaaaacatcaatTTTGAGATTCTCTTGCAACTACAAATGGTAGTTGCAAAAATGTGTGACTAATTTCAAACTAATCTGCAACTATTTTGcaattacaaaaaataagtCATAAGTAGTTGCAAATATGCAACCGTAACAAAAGATGGTATAAAAGTCGCTCTTTTGAGACACATTTGTGACGTTTTCGTAACTAGTCCGCGTAGTCACAAGACAGTAGCAACGAATTTACAATACAAGATTATTTTACTATTATCTGAATCCACTGATTATAGTTTGTCCGTTATTTTCGTGAACATTTTTTACGAGTGAATAGATCTAGCTATTAATAAAATAACCAAATTCATTTAACCTTATAAGACTACTAAAAACGGCATATTTACATTGCTTCTATGATTAGGTCGCATTCAAGACCGTGATATGTAACTGAAGTTGGTTTCTTACAGGATGTATAAGTTGATTCAGATTCGGCTAATCTGGACTCTAGTCATCAAGTGGTCAAATATGAGAAATGACAccctttttgttttcaaaagcAACACATGtatgatttatattattttcaggAACTAGGTGCCTTCGTGTCTCTTACCATCACTCATTCACCTGTGTCAAACGGGAGTCAAATGCACACTGTCGCTGACCTCGGCCCATAACAAATATACACATGTATAATATCATACTATATGAAGATGAATATTATCATGTAACATCAAACCATAATATAATATTCAGTAACAAATATAATAACGATAATCCCACGCACAAACCAACTCTCTTCTTCCCTataaatacacacacacatttGCCTCCTTCAACACACTCTCGTTCAAACATTTCATAATCCTTCAATTACaatattttctttcaaaaaaaatccTTATCTCCAATCAAGAATGGGAGAGGTCAGTGgctttctattattttttttggcttGACTTGGCTTGAAATTTTTGTTATcacaatttttgttttgttatcacAACTTTTCTTGATGCATGTGTTTAATTATGTGTGAAGAAACAAGAAGGTGCCAAAGTTGAACAAGAGAAGCAGACAGCCACCGTAGTTTCTGCCGAGACGACGGACAACAAGCCAAAGAGCAGTGAAGGAGATTTTGCTGCTGCCCCGGCCGCCGCGGCTGCTACCTCCGCCTTTGTTTACAAAGTGGATATGCACTGTGGAGGTTGTGCAAAGAAGATCAAGCGAATGGTGAAGCACTTAGACGGAGTGAAAGATGTGACGGCGGATATGAGTGGTAACAAGCTCACGGTGGTCGGAAAGATCGATCCGGTGAAGCTCCAAGAGAGGTTGGAGGAGAAAATGAAGAGAAAGGTGGTACTCACCAACCCACCACCACCATTACC of the Brassica rapa cultivar Chiifu-401-42 chromosome A03, CAAS_Brap_v3.01, whole genome shotgun sequence genome contains:
- the LOC103857645 gene encoding ABC transporter B family member 1 (The RefSeq protein has 2 substitutions compared to this genomic sequence); the encoded protein is MQGLELLPEPSSNSNSNSRNPETELQEHPPEMGNGGGTPPPPPPATVEEPKKAEIRGVAFKELFRFADGLDYVLMTIGSVGAFVHGCSLPLFLRFFADLVNSFGSNANNVDKMMQEVLKYALYFLVVGAAIWASSWAEISCWMWTGERQTTKMRIKYLEAALNQDIQFFDTEVRTSDVVSAINTDAVMVQDAISEKLGNFIHYMALVTIAVVPLIAVIGGIHTTTLSKLSNKSQESLSQAGNIVEQTVVQIRVVMAFVGESRASQAYSSALKTAQKLGYKTGFAKGMGLGATYFVVFCCYALLLWYGGYLVRHHLTNGGLAIATMFAVMIGGLGLGQSVPSMAAFAKAKVAAAKIFRIIDHKPTIERNSESGVELESVTGLVELKNVDFSYPSRPDVKILNDFTLSVPAGKTIALVGSSGSGKSTVVSLIERFYDPTSGQVLLDGHDLKTLKLKWLRQQIGLVSQEPALFATSIKENILLGRPDADQVEVEEAARVANAHSFIIKLPDGFDTQVGERGLQLSGGQKQRIAIARAMLKNPAILLLDEATSALDSESEKLVQEALDRFMIGRTTLIIAHRLSTIRKADLVAVLQQGSVSEIGTHDELFAKGENGIYSKLIKMQEAAHETAMNNARKSSARPSSARNSVSSPIIARNSSYGRSPYSRRLSDFSTTDFSLSVEASSYPNYRHDKLPFKDQANSFWRLAKMNSPEWKYALVGSVGSVICGSLSAFFAYVLSAVLSIYYNPDHNYMIKQIDKYCYLLIGLSSAALIFNTLQHSFWDIVGENLTKRVREKMLTAVLKNEMAWFDQEENESARISARLALDANNVRSAIGDRISVIVQNTALMLVACTAGFVLQWRLALVLVAVFPVVVAATVLQKMFMTGFSGDLEAAHAKGTQLAGEAIANVRTVAAFNSEAKIVRLYTANLEPPLKRCFWKGQIAGSGYGVAQFCLYASYALGLWYASWLVKHGISDFSKTIRVFMVLMVSANGAAETLTLAPDFIKGGQAMRSVFELLDRKTEIEPDDLDTTPVPDRLRGEVELKHIDFSYPSRPDIQVFRDLSLRARAGKTLALVGPSGCGKSSVISLIQRFYEPSSGRVLIDGKDIRKYNLKAIRKHIAIVPQEPCLFGTTIYENIAYGHECATEAEIIQAATLASAHKFISALPDGYKTYVGERGVQLSGGQKQRIAIARALVRKAEIMLLDEATSALDAESERSVQEALDQACSGRTSIVVAHRLSTIRNAHVIAVIDDGKVVEQGSHSHLLKNYPDGIYARMIQLQRFTHTQVIGMTSGSSSRVKEDDA
- the LOC103857645 gene encoding ABC transporter B family member 1 isoform X1, with the protein product MSQESVQIEEEIKSLEQWRWSEMQGLELLPEPSSNSNSNSRNPETELQEHPPEMENGGGTPPPPPPATVEEPKKAEIRGVAFKELFRFADGLDYVLMTIGSVGAFVHGCSLPLFLRFFADLVNSFGSNANNVDKMMQEVLKYALYFLVVGAAIWASSWAEISCWMWTGERQTTKMRIKYLEAALNQDIQFFDTEVRTSDVVSAINTDAVMVQDAISEKLGNFIHYMATFVSGFIVGFTAVWQLALVTIAVVPLIAVIGGIHTTTLSKLSNKSQESLSQAGNIVEQTVVQIRVVMAFVGESRASQAYSSALKTAQKLGYKTGFAKGMGLGATYFVVFCCYALLLWYGGYLVRHHLTNGGLAIATMFAVMIGGLGLGQSVPSMAAFAKAKVAAAKIFRIIDHKPTIERNSESGVELESVTGLVELKNVDFSYPSRPDVKILNDFTLSVPAGKTIALVGSSGSGKSTVVSLIERFYDPTSGQVLLDGHDLKTLKLKWLRQQIGLVSQEPALFATSIKENILLGRPDADQVEVEEAARVANAHSFIIKLPDGFDTQVGERGLQLSGGQKQRIAIARAMLKNPAILLLDEATSALDSESEKLVQEALDRFMIGRTTLIIAHRLSTIRKADLVAVLQQGSVSEIGTHDELFAKGENGIYSKLIKMQEAAHETAMNNARKSSARPSSARNSVSSPIIARNSSYGRSPYSRRLSDFSTTDFSLSVEASSYPNYRHDKLPFKDQANSFWRLAKMNSPEWKYALVGSVGSVICGSLSAFFAYVLSAVLSIYYNPDHNYMIKQIDKYCYLLIGLSSAALIFNTLQHSFWDIVGENLTKRVREKMLTAVLKNEMAWFDQEENESARISARLALDANNVRSAIGDRISVIVQNTALMLVACTAGFVLQWRLALVLVAVFPVVVAATVLQKMFMTGFSGDLEAAHAKGTQLAGEAIANVRTVAAFNSEAKIVRLYTANLEPPLKRCFWKGQIAGSGYGVAQFCLYASYALGLWYASWLVKHGISDFSKTIRVFMVLMVSANGAAETLTLAPDFIKGGQAMRSVFELLDRKTEIEPDDLDTTPVPDRLRGEVELKHIDFSYPSRPDIQVFRDLSLRARAGKTLALVGPSGCGKSSVISLIQRFYEPSSGRVLIDGKDIRKYNLKAIRKHIAIVPQEPCLFGTTIYENIAYGHECATEAEIIQAATLASAHKFISALPDGYKTYVGERGVQLSGGQKQRIAIARALVRKAEIMLLDEATSALDAESERSVQEALDQACSGRTSIVVAHRLSTIRNAHVIAVIDDGKVAEQGSHSHLLKNYPDGIYARMIQLQRFTHTQVIGMTSGSSSRVKEDDA
- the LOC103857646 gene encoding zinc finger protein 593 homolog; the protein is MGRCPTRKVKKRRLSHKTARRDKFEVKGDDLVYTELRKPETETKPLELNEDLPGMGQFYCLHCDRYFSKASVRDDHFKTKKHKKRVKIMNGPAPHSQLDADLAAGMGMPDNGPKLMAA